The sequence CCGCTTGTTGCTTGAGTCGCTTTACCAACGGCTCCGGAATATTCTTGATGGTCAAGGTTGCCATGGCCTTCTCCTTGATGGTTCCATATTGACTCCAATATGGGTGCTATCTTGAACGGCATGATACCGTCAAGAAGGAGCACTCGTTTCGCATTGCCTTCTGCGAATCGGGAAGGGAAGGTGTCCTGCACCCTCAATCCCCCACCTGCCCTTCCTGAAAGAGCTGATTCATGATCTGATTTCGCTTTTCGGGGTCCTGATAATATTTCAACGCCTTGCTGTAGTTCTCCATCGCGCTCTGGCGTTTACCCCGAATCGCATAGATTTCGGCGATACCGTGATAGGCTCGCGCGTCTTCCTCGTTGCACTTGAGGGCCCGGCTGAAGATGTCCGCCGCTTGTTGGAGTTGATGTTTGCCTAACGCAAGCCAGCCAAGAGCAGAGTGAGCGGCACCAAAGTTCGGATCGGCGTTGAGCGCATCCTGATAGCTCTTTTGTGCCAAGTCCAGACGGCCGCGAGTTTCGTACAGACCACCTAGGGCGAAATGGACTTCGGCATCCTGTGGGTTCAGCTTCAAGGCCGTTTTGTAGGATTGCACGGCCGGTTCCAGCTTGCCCTGTTCAGCAAGAGCGCAGGCCAGGTTGGAGTGAGCTGCCGAATCGTTGGGGGTGAGTTTGATCACCTCACGATATTCCTTGATCGCCATTTCCAACCGTCCTTGGTCTTGGTAGGCGACTCCCAGATTCATCCGCGCAGGTGGAAAATCCGGAGCAAGCCGGACAGCTTCACGATAGGCCTTGATCGCCATCTCAGGATGACCAGCCCGTTCATGAATCTGCGCAAGAAAGTAATGTGGGTAGGCAGATTGTGGAAGTAGGCGCGCCGCGTCCGTGTATGGCCGCATAGATTGGTCGGATTGACCGGACTGCGCGAGAAAAAGGCCCATGATGAGGTGGACATAGCCGCAGCCATCATGCCGACTGAGCAGATCGTTTACCCAACTCCCGACCGCTGCAATGTCCTGCTGGGTTTCGAGGCAGAGCGCATGGGCCTTCCAGGCATCGGCGAATCGACCCTGGAGAAGATACACAATGTTGCGCGCAAACAAAGGACGAGGGTCCTTTGCCCCCTCCGGGATGCGACTCCAGGTCATCGACTCAGCGTATACGGTATCCCAGGCGCCGGCCACGATGGCGGCTTCGCATTGTTGCTGATGGATGCTCATGCGCAGTGCGACGATCTTATCGAGTCAGCGCGTCTTCGACATCGGGCGGCGTCGCTCGGACACCTTCGCCGAGAAAGGGAAATTTCTTGGCCAGTTGTTGCTTCATCTGCCACGCAACCGTTCGGTACGACCAATGGCCTTTCACCCCGGAACGGAGCTTGGCAATATATTCCGCCTCGGCATAATCCATTTTAAAGAGACAACGTACCTTGAAGCCAAACGGAATGGCATAGAGTGATGCTTCCTGATCCTTTTTCTTGAGCAACTCGATGTCCTGACGAACCGCGTCCATTGCCTGCCGGTATTCCTGATCTAACCGCGCATCCACGAGCAGCGGTGGAACGTCGTAGCCGTGAACGGTGGTGAAGTTTTGCTGCACTTGCTGGCACCGCCGGTGGCGGTGCATGTCGCGCCAGGCGCCGATGTCCATCAGAATATCGAAATTGAATGCATAACCGCTGCGGAACTCCTTGATCAGTTCATCGTATGGCCCGCGCTGTCTTGTGGCCACTTCGATGGTCGCGTGCTTCTCCTTCTCAGACCACTCTCGTACGACATCGAGTATGTTCCGGTACGGGGCTTGCGACACGCGATAGAGAAGTGTCGTGACGATTTCATCGAGCGGATGATGTGG is a genomic window of Candidatus Nitrospira kreftii containing:
- a CDS encoding hypothetical protein (conserved protein of unknown function) → MSIHQQQCEAAIVAGAWDTVYAESMTWSRIPEGAKDPRPLFARNIVYLLQGRFADAWKAHALCLETQQDIAAVGSWVNDLLSRHDGCGYVHLIMGLFLAQSGQSDQSMRPYTDAARLLPQSAYPHYFLAQIHERAGHPEMAIKAYREAVRLAPDFPPARMNLGVAYQDQGRLEMAIKEYREVIKLTPNDSAAHSNLACALAEQGKLEPAVQSYKTALKLNPQDAEVHFALGGLYETRGRLDLAQKSYQDALNADPNFGAAHSALGWLALGKHQLQQAADIFSRALKCNEEDARAYHGIAEIYAIRGKRQSAMENYSKALKYYQDPEKRNQIMNQLFQEGQVGD